Proteins co-encoded in one Bos taurus isolate L1 Dominette 01449 registration number 42190680 breed Hereford chromosome X, ARS-UCD2.0, whole genome shotgun sequence genomic window:
- the CT47B1 gene encoding cancer/testis antigen family 147, member B1 (The RefSeq protein has 1 substitution compared to this genomic sequence) — MSTTGDGDLAPGGQEGPASAAGAQAGARDGVDRNSEPRRGDSMPEAEAGGVVGASGGPREVALEGGNAEEGSDIQPAEEGEEEEQAQGVNRMVHSRHFSMTRYRLTVLTQRYPMLNFMYKNHILVPPEDDDVLVRHQNRPRLSNLSSATVARFSEVQVPSDGPAEGPAEEAPAQWAEQAEEAQEAAEAGEVQEADEACLWETATKESEEHSLWERPQEPAAPEKTAECQDENSKEEAQGTKSEGKEKKYNRKQEEPEKDLDPAKDRPRKPSLGD; from the exons ATGTCTACCACGGGGGATGGAGATCTGGCCCCTGGCGGGCAGGAAGGCCCTGCAAGTGCGGCAGGGGCCCAGGCCGGAGCCCGTGACGGTGTGGACCGCAACTCCGAGCCTCGCAGGGGTGACTCCATGCCTGAGGCTGAGGCGGGTGGAGTCGTCGGGGCCTCAGGAGGCCCGAGGGAGGTGGCCCTGGAGGGCGGGAACGCTGAGGAAGGCTCGGACATCCAGCCGGccgaggagggggaggaagaggagcaggCGCAGGGCGTGAACCGCATGGTGCACTCGCGACACTTCTCCATGACCCGCTACCGCTTAACGGTCCTGACTCAGAGGTACCCGATGCTGAACTTTATGTACAAAAACCACATCCTAGTCCCGCCAGAGGACGACGACGTGTTGGTCCGGCACCAGAACCGGCCGCGCTTGTCCAACCTCAGCTCAGCCACTGTGGCTCGGTTCTCTGAGGTCCAGGTGCCCTCAGATGGACCAGCGGAGGGACCGGCGGAGGAAGCCCCGGCTCAGTGGGCAGAACAGGCGGAGGAAGCCCAGGAGGCGGCGGAGGCTGGGGAGGTGCAGGAGGCCGACGAGGCCTGTTTATGGGAGACGGCCACCAAGGAGTCTGAGGAGCACAGCTTGTGGGAGAGGCCACAGGAGCCGGCCGCCCCTGAGA AAACAGCTGAATGCCAGGATGAGAACTCCAAAGAAGAGGCGCAGGGCACCAAAAgtgaggggaaagaaaagaagtataACAGAAAACAAGAAGAACCAGAAAAGGATCTGGACCCAGCAAAGGACAGGCCCAGAAAGCCCAG TTTGGAAGACTag